Within the Candidatus Culexarchaeum yellowstonense genome, the region TCTATCAAAGAGTGGTATTGAAGATAAATCTGAGATGTTAAGAGAGTACGTATATAAATCTTCAATAGGAGATAAACAGGACTATAAAACCTATGGGGAATACTTGAATAGAATACAGGGGGTATTTGCATTACTAGACTATACCAAATGCTTAACATTCATGCTTGCAGACGGCCTTGTACCATCAAACTCAGGGGGAGGATATCTGGCAAGACTTCTTATAAGAAGAGCCTTAAGATTAATCAACACAACGAAAATAAATCTTTCACTAAAGGACCTAATTAAACTTCAGATAAGGAAATGGGGGAAAACATATAGACACATAGCAGAAATGGAGGAGGAAATATATGACATGTTAAACGAGGAGGAGGAGAAGTATATTGCAACTGTGAAGCGTGGAGAGAGAATAATTCAAAACACAATAAATGAGGTAAAGAAGAAAGGTGCAAATACAATATCACCATCAAAACTAATAGAACTATACGATTCCCAAGGGATACCACCAGAAATAGTTCAAGAAGTTGCAAAGAAGAGTGATGTGAAAGTAGAAGTACCGGAGAACTTTTACTCAGAAGTGGTTAAAAGACACTTAAGAGCAGGAGGAGAAGGAGAAAAGAAGGAGTTGAAAATAAACATTGAAAAGTATCCTCCAACCAAGAGGATATATTATGATGACCCATACCAATTTGAATTTGAAGCAAAAGTCATAGGGATTGAGGGAAACAACATAATACTAGATTCCACAGCATTCTATCCTGAGGGGGGAGGGCAACCTTACGATCAAGGGATAATAACATGGAAAGGAGGGAATGCAAAGATAATAAATGTACAAAAAGTGGGAAATGTAATTCTACATGAAGTAGAAGGAGATAAACCACCCTTAGGAGAAAGTATACATGGATTTGTGAATGTTGAAAGAAGATTAGCGTTGATGAGAAGCCATACAGCCACACATATACTGGTAGCCGCACTAATGAATGTATTAGGAAAACACATTTGGCAAGCTGGAGCGCAAAAAGACGTATACAAAAACCGTCTAGATGTAACTCATCATAAACAGTTAAGTGACGAGGAAATAGAAAGGGTTGAAGAAATTGCCAACACCTACGTTTTAAAAAATGTTGATGTAAAAGTTTATGAAATGCCTAGAGCTGAAGCAGAAAGGAGATATGGAGTAAGAATTTATCAAGGAGGCGTAGTGCCTGGAAGGAATGTGAGGATAGTGGAAATAGAGGGAATAAACGTTCAAGCATGCGGAGGATTACACGTAAAAAGGACAGGTGAAGTGGGATTAATAAAGATATTAAAATGCAATAAAATTCAAGATGGAGTCCTAAGGCTTGAATTCACATGTGGACTATCATCACTAAAACATATACAGAACAAGGAGAAACTAATAAAAGAAGTCACAAAGATCTTAAATACACAAGAAGAACATCTAGTTAAAAACATTGAAAAGTTAAAGGGTGAAAACGAAAAAGTGAAATTAGAATACAGACAGCTCTGGAAAAAGCATATGCAAGAAATTATATTGAAAAATATTATTCCCAACCCAATAGTATGCGACCATACAAAAATATTCGTAGCGAAATTCAATGACCTCACAAAGGAACAGATGATAGAAATTGGTGGGGAAATCCTAAAAATGGAAAGAGAGGCAATGGTTATAATATTAAACATGAATGCCGACCTCATCAATTATGTAGTAATGATGAATGAAGATTTAGTGGATAAAGGGTTGAATGCATACATAATTGCGGAAAGGATATCAAAAATATTAGAAGGGAAGGGTGGAGGAGATAAAACCATAGCACAAGGATATGGCAAAAGAATAGATGGAATTGCCATGATAGAAGAGGAAGTTAAGAAGTATATTAAAGAGTTGCAGAAAACTTAGTATTAAAGTAAACAGTAATTGATTAATAGATATTAAAAACATGACGCCTATGAATCTAGAAATACTGAAGGAAGCAATAATAGATATGAGATACTTACTTAATAGAGGGTATAATCGAAAGACTGCAGCAGA harbors:
- the alaS gene encoding alanine--tRNA ligase codes for the protein MKGNVDEYAIYYFKKNGFERRICKKCGTPFWTINHSKTTCGEAPCEPYDFLINPIMKKYSSLDDLRKTYLTYFEKNGHTIIDPYPVVARWRDDIYLTIASIAVFQPHITSGESDPPANPLVISQPCIRLVDIDDVGKSMKHLTIFEMAAHHAFNYPNKEIYWKDKTVELCHNFLTETMDVDPMNITYKESWWEGGGNAGPCLEVCVGGLEIATLVFMMYKMVDDKYELMPMRIVDTGYGLERILWESQNKPTIFHSIYDEILNEVLSKSGIEDKSEMLREYVYKSSIGDKQDYKTYGEYLNRIQGVFALLDYTKCLTFMLADGLVPSNSGGGYLARLLIRRALRLINTTKINLSLKDLIKLQIRKWGKTYRHIAEMEEEIYDMLNEEEEKYIATVKRGERIIQNTINEVKKKGANTISPSKLIELYDSQGIPPEIVQEVAKKSDVKVEVPENFYSEVVKRHLRAGGEGEKKELKINIEKYPPTKRIYYDDPYQFEFEAKVIGIEGNNIILDSTAFYPEGGGQPYDQGIITWKGGNAKIINVQKVGNVILHEVEGDKPPLGESIHGFVNVERRLALMRSHTATHILVAALMNVLGKHIWQAGAQKDVYKNRLDVTHHKQLSDEEIERVEEIANTYVLKNVDVKVYEMPRAEAERRYGVRIYQGGVVPGRNVRIVEIEGINVQACGGLHVKRTGEVGLIKILKCNKIQDGVLRLEFTCGLSSLKHIQNKEKLIKEVTKILNTQEEHLVKNIEKLKGENEKVKLEYRQLWKKHMQEIILKNIIPNPIVCDHTKIFVAKFNDLTKEQMIEIGGEILKMEREAMVIILNMNADLINYVVMMNEDLVDKGLNAYIIAERISKILEGKGGGDKTIAQGYGKRIDGIAMIEEEVKKYIKELQKT